In the genome of Gemmatimonadales bacterium, one region contains:
- a CDS encoding zf-HC2 domain-containing protein, with translation MTDIWTDRLSEYLDGELPDADRSALEDHLRHCIACGAAVADLKRIVRRARALDDRAPAHDLWPGIAARIGAPAAVPDGPAEIRLAGRIPRRWVFSLPQLAAAGIALMTLSGAAAWLLHPGAPPLAVAPQPAPAPAVPVAVGPARPAERSYDVAVAELQQVLTRNRGRLDTTTVRIIEQNLATIDRAIAQAQRALAADSANIYLNSHLAETMRRKLELLRQAAALVSAAS, from the coding sequence CGGATCGGAGCGCGCTCGAGGACCACCTCCGCCATTGCATCGCCTGCGGCGCGGCGGTGGCGGACCTCAAGCGGATCGTCCGGCGGGCCCGAGCCCTGGATGATCGTGCCCCGGCGCATGACCTCTGGCCCGGCATCGCGGCCCGCATCGGCGCGCCTGCCGCCGTGCCCGACGGGCCGGCCGAGATCCGGCTCGCTGGGCGGATACCCCGCCGCTGGGTCTTCTCGCTGCCCCAGCTGGCGGCGGCGGGGATCGCCCTCATGACTCTCTCCGGCGCAGCGGCCTGGCTGCTTCACCCGGGGGCGCCCCCCCTGGCGGTCGCGCCCCAGCCGGCCCCTGCGCCGGCGGTGCCCGTCGCGGTCGGTCCGGCACGCCCGGCGGAGCGGAGTTACGATGTGGCCGTGGCGGAGCTGCAGCAGGTCCTGACCCGAAATCGCGGCCGGCTGGATACCACGACGGTGCGCATCATCGAACAGAATCTGGCGACCATCGACCGGGCGATTGCCCAGGCCCAGCGTGCCCTCGCCGCCGACTCGGCGAACATCTACCTCAACTCTCACCTGGCGGAGACGATGCGGCGGAAGCTGGAGCTGCTCCGGCAGGCCGCGGCCCTCGTCTCCGCCGCGAGCTGA